The sequence CGCCGCTGTCTTATAGAAGGTGCGGCAAGTCAGCTCGGTCGAGAGGTCTCATGGTTTCGCGTCTGCGATTGGTGTGTGCGACGATTGCATTGCTCGCGATGTCCACGCTCGTGCATGCCCAGGAAGGGTTCCCCTTCGGCACCGAGATGACGCTGGAAGCGTTGCCGCAAGCAGGCTCCAAGCGGATTCCGAACATCGAGATCGGCGACAATGGCGAGGTCTTGCTCGAGCTCTGGTGCAAGGGCGGCAAGGGTCAGTTCTCGGTCGCCGGCAATACGGTGATCTTCGTGCCCCGCCAGATCCAGGACCGCA comes from Bradyrhizobium sp. CCGE-LA001 and encodes:
- a CDS encoding META domain-containing protein; protein product: MVSRLRLVCATIALLAMSTLVHAQEGFPFGTEMTLEALPQAGSKRIPNIEIGDNGEVLLELWCKGGKGQFSVAGNTVIFVPRQIQDRNCPPARAQADDELVAALSSVETWKRQGDMLTLIGPKSLRFRTTGN